CGGTAGACCTCTTCGCGGGCCAGGCAGATGACCTTGCCTGTCCAGGGGATCGGCTCCGGCCTCACCGTCTTCGTCTCCAGGTAGCCGAGACGCTCGCCCAGCTCCTCGATGGTGAGCTGGCCGGTCCGCAGGACGCGCTTCAGCTCGACGTACGATACCGGGTTCGCCAGGAGGTCGTCGGCGTTGAGGATGAGGAAGCCGCCGTTTGCTCGGTGCAGGGAACCGGGGCGGATCATGGTGAAGTCGGTGACGAGCGCGCCGAAGACCGCCTCCTTCTCGATGCGGCCGAGGAGGTGGCCAGGCGAGGGATTGGTCTCGTGCACCACGGGCGCGTGGGTGCTGCGCGTGTGGTCGATGAGGAGGTTGACCTCGTAGCGTCTCAGGCCGCTGTCGCGCTGCGGCGGGAAGGCGGCAGGATGGGGCGGCGGCGCCTGGGGCTGAAAGAGCGCGATGTTCTCGACCATGTCATCGCGCACCTCTGCGAGGTACTCGACGACCTCCGGGTAGGCCGCGAAGTGCTCCTTGAGGGGCTCTATCAGCGCGTCGGCGACCACGGCGGCGATGTTGTGCTCGAGTTCGGCCAGTCGCGCCATCGCTGCCGCCTCGACGCCCTCCTCCTGCTTCATCGCCATGCGCAGCTCGGCCATCAGGGCCTCACGCTTCTGCAGGAGCGCGGCACGCTCGTCGTCGGACAGGCCCGCGAAGGCCTGGTCGTCCATTGGCTTGCCGTCGAGCAGGGGCACGAGGAAGAAGCCCGCGGGGTTGCCCTGAAGCAGGAAGCCGTTCTGCCGAGCCTGAGCAGCGAGCTGCGAGAAGAGGACATCGCGGTGGCGCTGGACGGCGCTCAGGATCTCGTCCCGGCGGTTGATGAAGTCCTCGGAGGTAAAGGTGCGGGGGACGCGGTCCTTGGCCTCCTGCACCATTGTCGCCATCATCACGCAGAGCTCGCGGCCGCGGCCGGGAGGCAGGCCGAGGGCGTTCGGACGGCTGGGGTCGCGGAAGTTATAGACGTAGCACCAGTCCTGGGGCACGGCTCCGCGGCGCGCATACTCCTGGACGTGGTCCAGCACGGCCGTCGTGCGCCCGGTGCCCGGCTCGCCGGCGACGCAGATGTTGAAGCCCTTGCTCTGGATGGTGAGGCCAAAGCGCAGCGCCTGGACGGCCCTGTCCTGCCCAATGAGGCCAACGTAGGGCGGCACTTCGGCGGTGGTTTCGAACGTGTAGATCGAGGGGTCGCAGGCGGGCCGCAGGTCAGCGGCGCTGAGCTCGGGCACTGAGTCCTCGCAGTCTACGCAACCAATCCGAGTATATCAGCCGCTCCCCGTGTGACCGTGGGCCCGGCAGGAGGAACTCCGCCATCCGGGGCTTCGTCTTCCCCAATGTCCGGGCGGGCTTTAGGATGCGGACGACTGGGTCAGGAGGGACGATGCCTTACGTCGAGCGTGACGGAGTCAGGGTGTACTACGAGGACGAAGGCAGGGGCGTGCCTCTCGTCCTCGGGCATGCGTACAGCTCATCCGGGAGGATGTGGCAGGGCTTCGTCGAGGCGTTCAGGGACTCCTACCGCATCGTTACCTACGACATGCGAGGCCACGACCGGAGCGACAGCCCCGCGGACCCGTCGCAGTACAGCGAAGAGGCCACCGTCGGCGACCTCGAGGCAATCTGCGCTGCCTGCGGTATCGAGAGGGCGGCGTTCGGCGGCCTTTCGCTCGGCGGCTACATGTCCCTGGCTTACTATCTCAAGCACCCGGACAGGGTGCTGGCTCTGATGCTCTTCAGCACGGGGCCGGGGTTCCGCAACCCTCAGGCGCGCGAGAACTGGAACCAGATGGCGGAGGGCATCGCGAAGGGCTTCGATGAGAAGGGGCTGGAGGCGCTCGGCCGGGGCGCGGAGGTGCGGGCGAGCGAGCAGCGCTCGGCCGCCGGGCTGGCGATGGCGGCGCGGGGCATGCTGGCCCAGTTCGACGCGCGTGTGATCGAGTCGCTGGAGTCCATCACGGTACCGACGCTGGTCCTGATGGGCAGCCGCGACCAGGCCTATGCGGCCTCCACCGATTACATGACCGCCAGGCTGCCCAGGGCAACCAGGGTCGTCATCGACGACGCCGGGCACGCGGCAAACATCCACCAGCCGGAAGCATTCAATCAGGCCGTGCGCGACTTCCTCCGCAGCGCCGGCCTCTAGGCCGCGCTGAACGGCACTTCCGCCGTGAAGGCCGATTGGTGAGAATGAGGCGACGCGGCAGCTTGAGGAGGCAGCAGCGATGATTGAAATCGGCATCTATCCCAAGAAGGTGACGCTGCGAGACGGCAGCTCGGTCACGCTCCGCCCCATGGTCCACGAGGACGCGGAGGAGCTGCTGCAGTTCTTCCTGGGTGTGCCAGAAAGCGAGCGCTGGTTCCTCAAGGAAGACGTGACCTCTCCCCGGGTAATCCAGCGCTGGTGCGAGGAAATCGACTACCGGCGCGCCCTGCCGCTCCTGGCGCTCACCGACGACGGCCGCATCATCGCCGACGCCGTGCTTATCCGCCGCCGCGGCGGCTCCCGAAGCCACCTCGCGGAGTTCCGGGTCGTGGTAGCGCCCGACTTCCGCAGCAAGGGCCTGGGCGTGATGCTGATCCGGGAGCTTTGCGACATCGCCAACGACGCCGGCATCGAACGCATGGTGGCCGAGATGGTGGTAGGGCCCGAGGACGACGCTATCCATGCCGCCGAGTGGCTGGGGTTCTACAAGGTGGCGACGCTGGAGGGCTTCGCGAAGGACCAGCAGGGCCGCGACTGCGACGTGGCAATCATGACCATGCCCCTCGGCCGCTACTACGAGTGGACGAAGTTCTGAGGCAACCCCTCCCCATGCCCTCGTGACGAGGAGGCGCTATCGGAAGCCCTGGGGACTGGGCGCGCCCAAGTCATGGCCGAGAGGCCAGGTACTCCCGCACCCACTTGTCTTCGAGCTGCTCGGCGTAGGGGCCGCCGGGGTTGTCCACGGTCCAGACGTGGATCATCTCCGGGATCGTGACGGCAACCGAGGCCAGGGGACAGCCCCCGAAGGGCGAGACGATGCCGAAAGCGGGCGGCAGCAGCGTGAAGCAGATGTTGTGGGCGTGCCAGCGGGCGATGGAGCCGCCAATGTCAGGGCCGGGCTCGCCGGCCTTCTCCATGACATACACGGCGCCTAGCAGGACGAACCGCCCGTCCTTGACCCCGTACACCAGCGACTCCGGCCGGGTGGGGTCGAGCACGCGGCCGTCCTTCTTGTAGGCCTTGTTCTCGAAGTGCCTTTCGACGCCAAGGGCGGGCCCAGAGACCTTATAGCCGTCCCGGATTGCCACGCGCACGTCTGCGTACCTGGCGATGCCCGCCTTCGTCGCCTCGGCGAAGAGCGCGGCGGCCGTCGCCTGCTCCGCGGTCGGTGGCTCGCCGGAGGAGGGCCGGAGGATGACGCCGGCCTGCGCCCGGGCCGCAAACGTGTGGGAGTGTCCCGGGGCGTGGGCGTGCGGCCCCGTGCCGGGGGCGTGCTCATGAGGCGCGACGGCGGCGTCAGCGTTGCCGTGCGCGACGAATCCGCCGACCCAGATCACCGTGCCGGAGACCAGGACCATGGCGACGAAGCCGGTGCTGGCGAGCGGGCGGACCAGCCGCCTGCGAAAGCCCTTCTCCGGCGAGTAGGCGGGGATCGCGATGAGGCCGAGCGCCAGCATCTCCGCCAGCTTGGTGGCTATGCCAAGCTGGTCCGGCTCCTCCTGCCATCCGGAGCCTGTGTGCACCAGGTAAGCACCGATGCTGGCGCCGAGCAGCAAGGCGGCGTTGCGCCGCCATGGCCTCTCGCCGAAGGCGTCGAGGCCGAGTTTCACGAAGGCCACACCGGCGGCAAGGAACATCAGGTTCAGCGCCGGGGCGCCGCGGTGTCCCAGCGGCAGGGCCAGGTGGATAACGCCGCTAAAGAGCAGCAGGCCGGCAACCAGCCTCGTGGCGAACGAAGCCGACTCGATGCGGTCCAGGCGTTGGCCCCAGCGCGGGTCGCCGGTAGCGGCGCGCGCCCGCAGCCAACGCAGTGCGAGCCAGGCGGCTGGCAGGTATGCCAGGGCCGCGATGAAGGCCGGGTAGTGCTCCGGCGCGATGCCGGTCCAGAACGTGCTCTGCGACTCCATGGTCCGTGCTCCCCTTGTGTGCTCGCGGGGTCAGGCCGCCGCCTGCGCGCCTTCCGGTTTCGCGCGAAGGGCCTCGTGAGCGGCGACCGCCGCGGCCTTCGGGCGCCGGAGCAGTCGGATCACGCTCAGGGGCAGGGCGACGTTGGTGAGCAGCGTCATCAGGTTCAGGCTGAAGTCGACCTGGTCCAGGAGGCCAAGGATGAGGCTGAGGCCGAAGCCGAGGAGCGTCAGCCACTGCACCGCCAGTGTGGCCCTTCGCGCCCAGCGCCACCGCCGCACCGTGCCGGCGGCGAGCACGAACAGCAGCAGCGGCACGCCGAGCGTTAGCGGCATGGCCGCCGGGTTGCCTCCCGTGAACAGCAGCATGGCCGCGCCCGCAAGCAGCATCATCGCGCCCTGCAGCAGCAGGAGCGCGTGCAAGACCTCGAGCCGGCTAGCGTCGGTGTCTCCGTTATGTCGCGTTGCTTCCACCTTGCTCCCCCCCGACTTGCACGCCCGCATTGTGGACGAGCGTCCGTGGTGAGATCGTCGGCCGCGGCGCTGAGTGCTGCCTTAGAGAAGGATAAGAATTCGATGAGATTTGGGGTTGAAGGCCTTAGACGGTGGGAGTCGCGCCGGCCACGTTCCTGACGGCTGAGGCGGGGTCGCGGGCTTCATCGCCAACTGCCTCTGCGCTCCCGCCCTCGGCCGCCGGCGCGGCCAGGGGTAGGTCGACACGGAAGACGGCGCCCCAGGGGCTGTTGTTGGCGGCCGAGATGCGTCCGGAGTGCTCCTCGACGATCCAGCGGGCGATGGCGAGACCGAGCCCGGCGCCGCCGCCGCTGCGCGACGGGTCCGCCTGGTAGAAGCGGTCGAAAATGCGGCCGAGGTGCTCCTCTGGGATGCCATCGCCATCGTCCTCGACCAGCAGCGTCGCTTCGTTCCCGCGGCGGCGCAGCGAGACGCGCACGCGGCCGCCCTCGCGCGTGTGGCGGACGCCGTTGTCGATGAGGATCCAGAGGAGCCGGCGCAGCGCGTCGCCGTTGCCCTGAAGCAGTACGGACTCAGCATGCGCCCGCACTTCACGGTCGGGGTGCAGGCCCGCGGCCTGACGGCACACCTCCCGCACGACCTCGCCGAGGTCGAGCAGCGTGACCTCGAGGTGATAGCCGGCGTCGGCGCGCGCGAGAGCCAGGAGGTCGTTGACGAGGCGGCTCATGCGCTCGCTCTCTTCGGCGATGTCGCGCAAGGCCGCGACCCGGTCGGCTTCGTCGGCGTCCGGGCGCTGAAGTAGAAAGCCGGCGTTGCTCCTGATCGTGGTGAGCGGTGTCCGCAACTCGTGCGAGGCGTCGGCGACGAAACGCTGCTGGGCCTCGAGCGCCACGGCCAGCCGCCCGTAGGCGTCTTCGAGGCGCGACATCATGCCGTTGAAGCTCTCGCTGAGTCGGCGCAGGTCGTCGCGGGCGGGAGGCACTGGCAGACGGCGGCTGAGGTCGTGAGTGCGGCCTACCTCGTCCGTGAGCAGGGCGAGCTGCTTCAGCGGCCTCAGTGCACGTCCGATCACCAGCCAGATCGCGCCGCCGGCGACGAGAAAGGCGAACACCGCGGCGGCGACCAGAAAGACGGTGACGACGCCGATGTCCTGCTCGACCCTCCGGGTGGTCTGGGCCGCCACGACGTAACCGCTGAGGCCGAGGTCAGGCCGCGACCAGGGGCGAACGTGCAGGCGCAGACGGCCGGCAGCGCTGGGGACCGTAGCTCTCGCCTGGCCAGACGCGCTTGCGGCCGCCAGCAGGTCGGCCGGAAGCGCGGGCGGCCGCCCCTGTACAGCGCCTGTCGCGGCCAGGGCCTCGCCGCCGGGGCCGGTGACGACAAGGAAGATGTCCTCGGAAGTCGCGGGGTTGACTGGCGCCAGGAGAGGCTGAGGCCGGAGGGCCTCCGGCGATGCGCTGGCGATTGCGGCGAGGGCGGACTCGGCGCGCGCCGCGAGTTGGCGGTCCTGTTGCTCGGAGCCGGTCGCCTGAAACAGGCCCCAGAAAGCGAGCGTCACGAAGATGACGGTCCCACCCACCACCGCCAGTCCGAAGAGGGCAATACGGACGCGGATGGTCATCTCACGCCTCACGCAGGACGTAACCGACGCCGCGCACGGTCTGGATCAGGCGCGGCCCGCCGTGCTCCTCAAGCTTCGCCCTCACGTAGCCGACGTAAACGTCCACGACGTTGCTCGTGGTCTCCGAGTCGAAGCCCCAGACGGAATCGAGGAGCTGAGCGCGCGTCAATACCTGCCGCGGGTGGCGCAGGAACTGCTGCAGGAGGGCAAACTCCTGCGCTGTGAGGGCCACCTCGCGGCCCCCTCGCTCCACGCAGTGAGCCGCCACGTCCATGACCAGGTCCGCAAAGCGCAGCACCTGGCCGGACTGCGGCGCCCTGCGGCGCAGGAGAGCGCGGACGCGCGCCAGCAGCTCCTCGTGGGCGAAGGGCTTCACCAGGTAGTCGTCGGCGCCGGTATCCAGCCCGCTGACCCGGTCCGTGGTGGCGTCGCGGGCCGTAAGCATGAGGATGGGCACGTCGCTGTCGGCGCGGATGCGGCGGCAGACCTCGAAGCCGTCGATGTCCGGCAGCATCACGTCCAGCACCACGAGGTCGGGCGCGTGGACGAAGGCGCTATCGAGCGCCATGCGGCCGTCGTGTGCGACATCGACGTCGTAGCCCTCGTAGAGCAGGGCGCGGCGCACGGACGCCGCGATGCGGG
The DNA window shown above is from Dehalococcoidia bacterium and carries:
- a CDS encoding GNAT family N-acetyltransferase, which codes for MIEIGIYPKKVTLRDGSSVTLRPMVHEDAEELLQFFLGVPESERWFLKEDVTSPRVIQRWCEEIDYRRALPLLALTDDGRIIADAVLIRRRGGSRSHLAEFRVVVAPDFRSKGLGVMLIRELCDIANDAGIERMVAEMVVGPEDDAIHAAEWLGFYKVATLEGFAKDQQGRDCDVAIMTMPLGRYYEWTKF
- a CDS encoding response regulator transcription factor, which encodes MTAKPHILVVDDDARIAASVRRALLYEGYDVDVAHDGRMALDSAFVHAPDLVVLDVMLPDIDGFEVCRRIRADSDVPILMLTARDATTDRVSGLDTGADDYLVKPFAHEELLARVRALLRRRAPQSGQVLRFADLVMDVAAHCVERGGREVALTAQEFALLQQFLRHPRQVLTRAQLLDSVWGFDSETTSNVVDVYVGYVRAKLEEHGGPRLIQTVRGVGYVLREA
- a CDS encoding ATP-binding protein, which encodes MPELSAADLRPACDPSIYTFETTAEVPPYVGLIGQDRAVQALRFGLTIQSKGFNICVAGEPGTGRTTAVLDHVQEYARRGAVPQDWCYVYNFRDPSRPNALGLPPGRGRELCVMMATMVQEAKDRVPRTFTSEDFINRRDEILSAVQRHRDVLFSQLAAQARQNGFLLQGNPAGFFLVPLLDGKPMDDQAFAGLSDDERAALLQKREALMAELRMAMKQEEGVEAAAMARLAELEHNIAAVVADALIEPLKEHFAAYPEVVEYLAEVRDDMVENIALFQPQAPPPHPAAFPPQRDSGLRRYEVNLLIDHTRSTHAPVVHETNPSPGHLLGRIEKEAVFGALVTDFTMIRPGSLHRANGGFLILNADDLLANPVSYVELKRVLRTGQLTIEELGERLGYLETKTVRPEPIPWTGKVICLAREEVYRVLYTFDPEFRELFKVKADFDMHIDRTPEHQQAYASLISAVARKEELPHLDAAAVARVVEEGMRMVEDQQKLSVRFGDLLDIVREAAFWARSEGQDVVRLPHIQRAVQERIYRVNLIEEHVREAVQRGIIVVSTSGEAVGQVNGLSVVDLGDTVFGQPSRITASIGVGREGVIDLQREARLAGPLHTKAVLTLQGFLVDRYATERPLTLAARLSFEQSYGPIEGDSATCAETCALLSRLADVPIKQSLAITGSMDQRGEVQAIGGVNYKIEGFYDVCRNAGLTGEQGVIIPASNVQHLVLREDVVEAVRQGRFHVYSISTIDEAVELLTGVEAGRRGEDGSYPPDSINGRVLAKLKHISEKLREHPPSPLEGMPSGSSQQAEAAGGMQA
- a CDS encoding ATP-binding protein; this encodes MTIRVRIALFGLAVVGGTVIFVTLAFWGLFQATGSEQQDRQLAARAESALAAIASASPEALRPQPLLAPVNPATSEDIFLVVTGPGGEALAATGAVQGRPPALPADLLAAASASGQARATVPSAAGRLRLHVRPWSRPDLGLSGYVVAAQTTRRVEQDIGVVTVFLVAAAVFAFLVAGGAIWLVIGRALRPLKQLALLTDEVGRTHDLSRRLPVPPARDDLRRLSESFNGMMSRLEDAYGRLAVALEAQQRFVADASHELRTPLTTIRSNAGFLLQRPDADEADRVAALRDIAEESERMSRLVNDLLALARADAGYHLEVTLLDLGEVVREVCRQAAGLHPDREVRAHAESVLLQGNGDALRRLLWILIDNGVRHTREGGRVRVSLRRRGNEATLLVEDDGDGIPEEHLGRIFDRFYQADPSRSGGGAGLGLAIARWIVEEHSGRISAANNSPWGAVFRVDLPLAAPAAEGGSAEAVGDEARDPASAVRNVAGATPTV
- a CDS encoding alpha/beta fold hydrolase; the protein is MPYVERDGVRVYYEDEGRGVPLVLGHAYSSSGRMWQGFVEAFRDSYRIVTYDMRGHDRSDSPADPSQYSEEATVGDLEAICAACGIERAAFGGLSLGGYMSLAYYLKHPDRVLALMLFSTGPGFRNPQARENWNQMAEGIAKGFDEKGLEALGRGAEVRASEQRSAAGLAMAARGMLAQFDARVIESLESITVPTLVLMGSRDQAYAASTDYMTARLPRATRVVIDDAGHAANIHQPEAFNQAVRDFLRSAGL